In Nitrosococcus halophilus Nc 4, the genomic stretch CTTCCAGCCGAATCTTTAAAAGAAGAAAACGCCGCACCCGTTGCATTGCCGTTAGCATCGCATTCCAACGGTAACCCGCCGATTTCAGTTGGGGCAAGATAGAAATCGGTAGGGCTGTTGCCCAATCGGGCTATGCCAATGGAAGGAGATAAAAGATAGGTATAACTCATGTGTCGGCCTTTTCTGATAATTAAGTTAGTGTAACGAGGTATGATATGGCTCTTCTTCCAGGAAGGAGTGCATGGACGCACGACGCCCCCCCAGCGAGAGTGCGCAGCTTGCTACGCGGTGAGCGCGAGGGTCAGCATGACTTGCTGTCGTCGCCGTGTTTGGCTCAGACAGCCGATAGCCCGTAGTCATAACCATCACCTCTTTGGATGAGTTTGAAATGCTTCCAGTTGGCCGAAATCTTCCGGGCCTTGGCCTTGATGTCAAAGGCGCCGTTAGCCCGGATGCCTGCCAGTATTCCGGTGTGTGTGCCCCCATACTTACCTTTGGGCTGAATGAGCCTCACCAGATCACCCGTTTGAAATCCTCTTACTCGCTTGCACCTTCCGGCCTTCCCGCGTGGAAATCCGTACTTATCAGTGCGCGCAACTTGCCGTGTGCCGCGTCCAGTGGCCTTTATTTGAAGTGCTCGGTAGCCTTCGGTGAGGGTCACCTGCTCACCGATTTCACCCACGCACGCGGCATCAATCCAATGGTCTTTGCCGTAGCTTTGACTGATCCTGTTTTTCTTAGTCCTTCCGCCACTCCAAAAAGAAGTCGGCAACCCCACTGATTGAATAGCGCGACCAACAGCGTAGCGGGTAGCATTGACCGCGGCGGCATCTTTTAGGGGCTGATTGGCTTTGGATTGGATCTGAGAATATCCAAACTCTGTCGCCGTTTTACTATTCTTCTTTTGGTTGCAGGGCGTGCACGCCAAGGTTAAATTAGATACCCGGTGACTGCCACCCCTAGATCTAGGGACGATGTGTTCAACTTCCAGAGGGACATCCTTGTTGCTACAGTAGGCGCACTTCCTGCCCCACTTCTCTAGTAGGTATTCGCGTACCTCATACCCCATCAATTCGCCTTGCTGATATTCAACGCCGCTGATTTCCGGGTTTTGAATTTTCTGCATATCAAAGCGTACGGTTTCAATGTGGCATTCAGATAGGGGCGCTCTATCGAGTAGACGGTTAAACCATGTCGAAACATTCTCAACCCGTGATCGCAGTGAAGGCGGTAACCAACCGGCGGGTCTTGTTCTATTCAAAAACCGTGGCGCACGATAGCGGGTCTTTCTGCCTCTACGACCTCGGCGCAAACTGCGCCGCTTCTCTAACCTATCGCGTACAGATTGCCCTCTGTGCTCCAGGTTCGCGGCCCACAGCACGACGCGCCCCTGTTGAGGAAAATTCCCAACTAAAGCCAATCCGGTGGTTTTGCTGCCCGGATCAACCCTGAACTCAACCGGCTGCGGGTTAGAATCAACTCTATATTTCAGGATGATCGTAAATGGCTGCATCCGATAAACGCCAGCCTTCCCATCCCGCAACAACCGCCTAGCCCTTGAGGGCCTGCACGGCATCAGCGCTGTTTTATCAGTGTCTAATACAAAAACTCTATTCATTAGCTTTCGCTACTCTAAAAGTTAGGGTTCTCTCGCCAATGTTTGAAGGGTCGTTCAGTCTCGGCATTCGCTCCTGTGTCGCTCCGTAGTTCATTGCCTTTGACCTCAGCGCCTGGGGCTGAGAAATGCACTCCAGGGTGAGTCGCTTTCGCTTCAACTTCAAACGTAGCCCCGAAGGGCTGAGGCTGGTTGAGCCAACCAACTCATTCGAAAAGTTCAGGACGAACTTGGAGAATTAGTTGGGCGACGACTCAACGATGCGTTCCTACAGCACTTTATGGAAAACGCGGCCATGCACTTGCCGTTAATGGGTTAAATTAAACGCCAGCAGTCGAGCGCATTCGGCCCATTCCTCTGGGTTACCTCATTGGTATTTTATCGGCCCGTTGATAGCAATCTTTAAAACAAATCGAGGTCCGGGGGCATGGAGCTCTCTAGAGGTTTTTTCCTCTCGGCTGGTGGGATTAGAGTTACTGCCTTGCTAGGGATAGATGCCCATCCTTTCAGCTCTTCTTCTTTCTCTAGGTCTCCAGCGGGACCTTCTCCAGGACTCCTTCTAGTCTCCAGGCACTACTTTCGCGCTGATGAAATCTCTTCTTTGGGCAACTAGACTCATAAAGATGTGGAGTTAACCACCCCATATAGATAAGGCTTTCTTTTCCAGAAGCGAGCGTTAAATTTTCCATCAAGGAGGTGCAACCATGGCCAAGGGCAGCATAATGATTCAGATGGAGGTGGCCGAATTCTTCGATCCTACGGTGACATCGGTGCCATGGCTCTTCGCCCACGCCTTTGACACCCTTGATGGGGATACTACCATCGTTCGCGAGATCGCCGCCGAGAAGATAGGCGGGGTTGCCTTTAATAGGCATACCGGATCGATGGATCTTACTGACGGGGCCTATGTCAAGCTTTTTCTCATCTTTGCGGGACAGGACCGGCCCCTTCAATCCTTCCATGCCCCTTCCCATGTTCCCTCACCGGGTATTGAAGGGGCTGGAATGGCCATCCTGGAAATTGAAGACCCGGGTTACCGCATTGATTCGCCGGGAACAATCGCCGTTGGCCGCCTTATCGGCGCCCATACTTATATCGACGAAGTGGAGTAGCGGGCATGGAAGTGCGGATTCAAGGAGAAGGGGAAGTGGTCATTCGGTTGATCGACCGGTGGGGACATGCCCTCGGTGAGCGGAAAATACGGCTCTCTGGCTCGAAAACGATTCAGGGTAAAACGGAACTTCCGCTGTGGCTGGAGACAAGGGAGGGGCAAATTCCAATCGTGCCCGTTATGGTACGCGCCGAGAAAAATCAGAAAATCCAATTCGATGGTGAGGACACGAAAACCTTTACTAAAAAGCGCTGTCAGGATATCGGTTGTTCATCCACCTTTATTGACGATGCGCTACGCGGTTGTGTGGCCCCCGTGCAAGGTGAAAGATTGATCACGGCTAAGAGCGGGCCTATCTAGCCTGAGCGCAGGTGGAAAAGGCGGCCTAGTTCTGAAAAGAAGCCATCCTAGTCCTTAGACTATTTGCGCTTGCGATACTGGGTTCCATTTTTCTCACCAGAGTAGCGTTTTAGGCTATGTGGTCTTGGTGCCTTAGTGGTGATCTTGTGAATTACCCGGGCTAATCAAGCAACACCTGGGGATCCACCTGTTCCCAGGGCAGGATCATGTCCATCCGCCCAAAATGCCCATAGGTAGCCAGTTTTCGGTAAAACCCGTCTTTATGTATGCTCGGGAGTTCCCGTAGTCGAAATTTCCGAATAATCCCACCAAGGCGAAAG encodes the following:
- the iscB gene encoding RNA-guided endonuclease IscB, with translation MNRVFVLDTDKTALMPCRPSRARRLLRDGKAGVYRMQPFTIILKYRVDSNPQPVEFRVDPGSKTTGLALVGNFPQQGRVVLWAANLEHRGQSVRDRLEKRRSLRRGRRGRKTRYRAPRFLNRTRPAGWLPPSLRSRVENVSTWFNRLLDRAPLSECHIETVRFDMQKIQNPEISGVEYQQGELMGYEVREYLLEKWGRKCAYCSNKDVPLEVEHIVPRSRGGSHRVSNLTLACTPCNQKKNSKTATEFGYSQIQSKANQPLKDAAAVNATRYAVGRAIQSVGLPTSFWSGGRTKKNRISQSYGKDHWIDAACVGEIGEQVTLTEGYRALQIKATGRGTRQVARTDKYGFPRGKAGRCKRVRGFQTGDLVRLIQPKGKYGGTHTGILAGIRANGAFDIKAKARKISANWKHFKLIQRGDGYDYGLSAV